In the genome of Triticum urartu cultivar G1812 chromosome 5, Tu2.1, whole genome shotgun sequence, one region contains:
- the LOC125506158 gene encoding CASP-like protein 1U1: protein MAEMSGAKAGSLALRIVALALSVGAAVVMGSVVSYNSALVYFVVGSVVSAVCSALALYLFVVHGGGGSIAVALLDAAAQALLFSAFSAALAARGCFASRADAFRGRAGIAAAVGACAAAAVLVAALAGNAPSRARGGGAAGGSGCKHGCSSPGC from the exons ATGGCCGAGATGAGCGGAGCGAAGGCGGGCAGCCTCGCCTTGCGCATCGTGGCGCTGGCGCTGTCGGTGGGCGCCGCCGTCGTGATGGGCAGCGTCGTCTCCTACAACAGCGCTCTGGT CTACTTCGTGGTGGGCAGCGTCGTCTCGGCCGTCTGCTCGGCGCTGGCGCTCTACCTGTTCGTCGTGCACGGGGGCGGCGGCTCGATCGCCGTGGCGCTCCTCGACGCCGCCGCGCAGGCCCTCCTGTTCTCGGCGTTCAGCGCGGCGCTCGCCGCGCGCGGCTGCTTCGCCAGCCGGGCGGACGCGTTCCGCGGGAGGGCGGGCATCGCGGCGGCCGTTGGCGCGTGCGCGGCcgcggccgtcttggtcgcggCGCTGGCAGGGAACGCGCCCTCCCGCGCCCGCGGCGGGGGCGCTGCCGGTGGCTCTGGCTGCAAACACGGATGCTCTAGCCCCGGCTGCTAG